CCCGCCAGCGCGCCCGGGCATGGCCGCGTCGTGGGGCGTGGTGAACATGGCCGCGACCTCGGCGGCGCTGATCACGAGCCCGGTCGGGATCCCCGGCCCCTCGATGCGCACGGGTTCACGGGCCAACCTGCCCGCGACATAGGCCGGACCGGCGACGTGCTCGGGATCGACTGTGCCCGTCGAGCCGGCCGCACGTTCGAGACAACCCGTGCCTGGCGGATCCGCGCACGACCCATCGTCGGACAGGCCGCCGGGATGGCAATGAGGCCGGCCGCCGGGATCACGATCGGGATGATCGGGAGGCGGGCCTCCGGGATGGTGACCGGACCGGTGACCGGGCCCGTGATCGGGATGATCACGGGGTGGGCCGCCGGGTTGGTCGGGTGGCCTGCCGTCGGGCCAGAACGCGGAGGCGTTCATATGCAGGTACATGACGACCTTCGCCCGCGGCACGCCCCGACCCGACCACGCAGGCCCGCAGGACAGACCACCGCCCGCAGCCGTGGCAGGCGCCTCGCCGGTCGGGTCCGCCGCAGCTCCGACCACCGCAGCTCCGGCCACCGCCGCTCCGGCGGCGCTGCCCACGGCTGTACTCCCGGCGGGGCCCGCGGCTGTACTCACGGCGGGGCCTGCGGCTGTGCTCACGATCGGGCCGTCGAACTCGCCTGCGGCTTCATCGGGAGTCAGATCGACTGCGGCGGCCGCAGCCATGCCCACAGTGCCGCCGATGCCGACTGTGCCGCCCGTGCTGTTCGTGCTGTTCGTGCTGTTCGTGCAGTCCGGGGCCCCCGCCCCCGGCGCCTGTGCCTGCCGGGTCTGCTGGGCCTGCCGGGCCTGCCGGCCTGATTGTCCGTTAGTCAGGTCGAGGGCGTCCTGCCGGGCCGGTGCGGGGTGGTGGGTGGCGGCGATGATGCCCTCGAACGTGAGCGAACGTCGGGTATCGAGGACCTCACCGGATCCGGCGGCCTTGAGCTGCGCGGCCCCGAAGGCCAGGCTCTGTTCCAGATCGAGGGCCGCGAACGTGGACACGATCGCGTCGATGCGGCCTGTGCCGTCGGTGCCGATATGGACATCGGCCCGGCGCGGATCGGCCTGCGCCCGCTGCAGGTCGGCGTACTGGTCGGGCATGTGGGTGATCATCGCCTCCCGCACCAGACCCTTGATCGCGTATCGGCCCCGGATCGCCCCGGCGGCAGCGACCTGGACATCGACGAACCGGGCCGCCTCCACGTTCAAACCGAGGGTCTGTTCGGCCACGAGCCGGGCCGTGTGCGCCCGGGTACGCCCATCGAGCACCCGCCCGTACAGCAGCGGTAGCCGTTCGGCGACCTCGAGGGCTTCGAGGAGCATCGCCTGGGCGGCGTCGGTGGAGAAGCCGGTCACGGCCGCGAACCAGTTCGCCGCCGAATCACAGTACGAGACCCCCAGGGCCAGATCGGTGTGACAGGACCACGCCCCGCACTCTTCGGTGACCGGGCTGCGTTGGGCGATCTCGATCGCCAGGAAGAACAGATCGGCCTCCGCACCAGCCTGGACC
The window above is part of the Pseudactinotalea sp. HY158 genome. Proteins encoded here:
- a CDS encoding HNH endonuclease signature motif containing protein, with amino-acid sequence MSTKAVRQMRARRAEIASLASEDAVLDRVRQVRKVQAGAEADLFFLAIEIAQRSPVTEECGAWSCHTDLALGVSYCDSAANWFAAVTGFSTDAAQAMLLEALEVAERLPLLYGRVLDGRTRAHTARLVAEQTLGLNVEAARFVDVQVAAAGAIRGRYAIKGLVREAMITHMPDQYADLQRAQADPRRADVHIGTDGTGRIDAIVSTFAALDLEQSLAFGAAQLKAAGSGEVLDTRRSLTFEGIIAATHHPAPARQDALDLTNGQSGRQARQAQQTRQAQAPGAGAPDCTNSTNSTNSTGGTVGIGGTVGMAAAAAVDLTPDEAAGEFDGPIVSTAAGPAVSTAAGPAGSTAVGSAAGAAVAGAAVVGAAADPTGEAPATAAGGGLSCGPAWSGRGVPRAKVVMYLHMNASAFWPDGRPPDQPGGPPRDHPDHGPGHRSGHHPGGPPPDHPDRDPGGRPHCHPGGLSDDGSCADPPGTGCLERAAGSTGTVDPEHVAGPAYVAGRLAREPVRIEGPGIPTGLVISAAEVAAMFTTPHDAAMPGRAGGSGAAHGPGGSGGPWGPQVFVRPVIDLETEHEVAGYVAGDVIKDHLHLRDRTCAFPDCARPARACDADHIDPWKTDRQGDPTGGPTCTCNLASLCRRHHRWKTHNHPGQPQGRGSWSYVMLGPGTYYWTGPMGLRFLRTPTGTTEVTDQAWHRHDLSALQGPAALPGHEALPDSGAIPGPHAIPGHEPRPDRPDRPDRPDRPDHQTVPGNETLPGLEADTALDARQNPAARTDLEAHRGHPNAAAGPDSRARRDDLDEAFMDALDYEYGNADSDVEPSEADLEAMLADGPSEPPSR